One part of the Natrinema salinisoli genome encodes these proteins:
- a CDS encoding methyltransferase domain-containing protein, which produces MSINEDRLEELIETATTDIGAIAYAPLAVIGDRLGLYDALAEHGPLTTSELADRTDTAERYVREWLAASAASDYVSYDPETEHYSLSPEQALLLADTEGPASPLAGLFQIATAAGKITPKIETAFRTGDGVGWHEHDEGVFQGMMRASEFDFKENLVSDWIPSLDGVDEKLQEGARVADIGCGQGESIITMAQAYPKSTFVGYDYHEGSIKAARERAATAEVTDQVSFEVARAKEYDGSDYDFVTSFDCLHDMGDPVGVAAHVRETLADDGTWMIVEPLSGDRVEENLHPRGRMYYSVSTMMCTPNALNQEGPHALGAQAGEERLREVVTEGGFSEFRRATETPPFEMVLEAKP; this is translated from the coding sequence ATGTCCATTAACGAAGACAGACTCGAAGAACTGATAGAAACTGCCACTACCGATATCGGCGCGATCGCGTACGCACCGCTAGCCGTCATCGGCGATCGGCTCGGACTCTACGATGCTCTTGCCGAACACGGACCGCTCACAACGAGCGAACTCGCCGACCGCACTGACACCGCTGAGCGGTATGTGCGCGAGTGGCTCGCTGCCAGTGCAGCCAGCGATTACGTGAGCTACGACCCCGAGACGGAGCACTACAGCCTCTCCCCGGAACAGGCACTCTTGCTAGCCGATACGGAAGGTCCAGCATCTCCGCTTGCGGGCTTGTTCCAGATCGCTACCGCCGCCGGTAAGATCACGCCCAAGATTGAGACAGCCTTCCGTACCGGTGACGGCGTCGGATGGCACGAACACGACGAGGGGGTCTTCCAAGGCATGATGCGCGCCTCCGAATTTGACTTCAAGGAAAACCTTGTTTCCGACTGGATCCCTTCCCTCGACGGGGTTGACGAGAAACTCCAAGAGGGCGCACGAGTCGCTGACATCGGGTGTGGCCAGGGCGAATCGATAATCACTATGGCTCAAGCCTATCCCAAGTCGACGTTCGTCGGATACGATTACCACGAGGGGTCTATCAAAGCGGCACGCGAACGCGCGGCTACCGCCGAGGTAACCGATCAGGTCAGCTTCGAGGTTGCGAGAGCCAAGGAGTACGACGGTAGTGATTACGACTTCGTCACCTCCTTTGACTGCCTGCACGACATGGGTGATCCAGTCGGTGTTGCAGCGCACGTCCGAGAGACACTCGCTGACGACGGCACGTGGATGATCGTAGAGCCACTCAGTGGTGATCGAGTTGAGGAGAATCTGCATCCGCGTGGGCGGATGTATTATTCGGTGTCTACGATGATGTGTACGCCAAACGCACTCAATCAGGAAGGTCCCCACGCATTAGGCGCTCAGGCTGGGGAAGAACGGCTACGTGAGGTGGTCACCGAGGGTGGCTTTTCGGAGTTCCGCCGCGCGACCGAGACGCCGCCGTTCGAGATGGTTCTTGAAGCAAAACCGTAG
- a CDS encoding transposase translates to MSDTVTKTLQATLATPTAGKEHRLQRLLDTYRDALHDAFDAGANTMSAVNDVVTPYDLPYQAKDALKSYVPKLRKTYNARELDDEHPLRLVNRAAKFDYSDEREYGFVWQAPQPGRGTNFWIPLRINPEQESLWFDLLNDDAKAGELRLQRRRTSWELHVTVEFSVAEPADPDDPTYIGFDVGESSLITGCALKRDAPRKPMLESGSRARHLRKEMFTTLKRLQERDAEQWRIDERFDHYQNALTDIVEKASREAVEYAESFDDPVVVLEDLSYIRERLDYGKFMNRRLHAWAFARLQGRIENKATEAGIPVEYVNAAYTSQTCHACDRLGRRDEQAEFVCPHDDCHVTEFQADINAAANIAGRVDPWGESVPWEPERDDSPRNGSASDSATVHRETSEKSSQMTLAAYSD, encoded by the coding sequence GTGTCTGATACGGTGACGAAAACGTTGCAGGCCACGCTCGCTACGCCCACAGCGGGCAAAGAGCACCGTCTGCAGCGTCTCTTGGACACCTACCGAGACGCACTCCACGACGCGTTCGATGCTGGTGCGAATACGATGTCTGCCGTCAACGACGTTGTGACGCCCTATGACCTGCCGTATCAGGCCAAAGACGCGCTCAAGTCGTACGTCCCGAAGCTCCGGAAGACGTACAATGCCCGCGAACTCGACGACGAGCATCCGCTTCGACTCGTCAACCGGGCCGCGAAGTTCGACTACTCTGATGAGCGCGAATACGGTTTTGTCTGGCAAGCACCGCAACCGGGTCGTGGGACGAATTTCTGGATCCCGCTTCGGATCAATCCCGAACAGGAATCGCTCTGGTTCGACCTTCTGAACGACGACGCGAAAGCGGGTGAACTCCGCCTGCAGCGTCGCCGAACGTCGTGGGAGTTGCACGTCACCGTTGAGTTCTCGGTCGCCGAACCGGCCGATCCGGACGATCCGACGTACATCGGTTTCGACGTCGGCGAGAGCTCGCTGATTACGGGCTGTGCCCTCAAGCGCGACGCACCACGGAAACCGATGCTCGAAAGTGGTAGTCGGGCGCGACACCTCCGCAAAGAGATGTTCACGACGTTGAAGCGTCTGCAAGAACGTGACGCCGAACAGTGGCGAATCGACGAGCGCTTTGATCACTACCAGAACGCCCTGACGGATATCGTCGAGAAGGCGTCTCGCGAAGCCGTCGAGTACGCCGAATCCTTTGACGACCCGGTGGTCGTACTCGAGGATCTCTCGTACATCCGGGAACGACTCGACTACGGCAAGTTCATGAACCGACGCTTGCACGCGTGGGCGTTCGCCCGCCTTCAGGGCCGTATCGAAAACAAGGCCACCGAAGCCGGGATTCCGGTCGAGTACGTCAATGCGGCATACACGTCGCAGACCTGCCACGCATGCGACCGCCTCGGTCGTCGGGACGAACAAGCAGAGTTCGTCTGTCCACACGACGACTGCCACGTAACAGAGTTCCAGGCAGATATCAACGCGGCCGCGAACATTGCCGGTCGCGTAGATCCGTGGGGAGAGAGCGTTCCTTGGGAACCGGAACGCGATGACTCGCCTCGGAACGGGAGTGCCAGTGACAGCGCCACAGTCCACCGTGAGACGAGCGAGAAATCCTCGCAAATGACGCTCGCGGCCTACTCGGACTGA
- a CDS encoding peptide-methionine (S)-S-oxide reductase MsrA: MMLTPTVITEFDRQVPEETATATFGLGCFWGPDATFGALDGVVRTRVGYAGGTKADPSYEAIGDHTEVVQLEYDPEQLSFSELLERAFDEHNSYQQSRKRQYQNIIFTETAVQRDQLRSYLDGNEFSRETIDTRLEKLDRFHVAEDYHQKFNLRGKRWITDAFAEADYDDGAIRESPAAAKLNAHAAGRDVSVPFVNSTYEPRSK, from the coding sequence ATAATGCTCACACCGACAGTCATCACGGAGTTCGATAGACAGGTACCAGAAGAGACGGCAACAGCGACGTTCGGTCTCGGCTGTTTCTGGGGCCCCGATGCAACCTTCGGTGCGTTAGACGGCGTCGTACGGACGCGAGTCGGGTACGCCGGTGGGACGAAAGCTGACCCGTCGTACGAAGCCATTGGAGATCACACGGAAGTCGTTCAACTCGAGTACGACCCCGAGCAACTCTCATTCAGTGAGTTGCTCGAGCGGGCGTTCGACGAACACAATTCCTACCAGCAGTCTAGGAAACGCCAGTACCAGAACATCATCTTCACTGAAACGGCTGTACAACGCGATCAGCTGCGATCCTATCTAGACGGGAATGAGTTCAGCCGAGAGACGATCGATACGCGCCTCGAGAAGCTCGACCGATTTCACGTCGCAGAAGACTACCACCAGAAGTTCAATCTTCGCGGAAAGCGGTGGATCACCGATGCGTTCGCGGAGGCAGACTACGATGACGGAGCGATCAGAGAGTCCCCAGCAGCGGCGAAACTGAACGCCCACGCCGCCGGCCGCGATGTGAGTGTTCCCTTCGTCAATTCGACGTACGAGCCGCGGTCAAAGTAG
- a CDS encoding DUF7557 family protein, with translation MTRTIELDDDLAERIEGHLEDDETIEEFITELVAIYEQEGRFLQEGA, from the coding sequence ATGACCCGAACGATCGAACTCGACGACGACCTCGCGGAACGGATCGAGGGCCACCTCGAGGACGACGAGACCATCGAGGAGTTCATCACGGAACTGGTCGCGATCTACGAGCAGGAGGGGCGGTTCCTGCAGGAAGGAGCGTAG
- a CDS encoding alpha/beta fold hydrolase, protein METVTSADGTEIAFERTGSGPPLVLVHGGVCDHRFWELSDVRATFADHCTVYAMDCRGVGESGDADEYDLEREFEDVATVVEAIDEPVTLLGHSSGALLSLEAALRTNNLHKLVLYEPPIAFDDLELYSEEVLAEMERLLDDGENEQVLVLFLEEIAQSTPEEIEAQRSAPDWQDLVDAAHVWPRSLSAIGEYEFDAARFADMTAQTLLLTGSESPQVLKDATAPIHDALPNSRIVTFDGHAHEAMLTGPDRFIEEVLAFIREEI, encoded by the coding sequence ATGGAAACAGTCACGTCTGCAGACGGGACTGAGATTGCCTTCGAACGGACGGGGAGCGGGCCACCGCTCGTGCTCGTCCACGGAGGTGTCTGTGACCACAGATTCTGGGAGTTATCCGACGTCCGTGCCACCTTCGCGGACCACTGCACGGTCTACGCGATGGATTGCCGTGGTGTCGGCGAAAGCGGCGACGCCGATGAGTACGATTTGGAACGGGAGTTCGAGGACGTGGCTACGGTCGTCGAGGCGATCGACGAACCTGTAACCCTCCTCGGGCACTCGTCGGGAGCGCTCTTATCGCTCGAGGCGGCCCTACGAACCAACAACCTACACAAACTCGTCCTGTACGAGCCACCCATTGCGTTCGACGATCTGGAACTCTACTCCGAGGAGGTGCTCGCAGAAATGGAACGGCTGCTGGACGACGGTGAAAACGAGCAGGTACTTGTCCTGTTCCTCGAAGAAATCGCCCAATCTACGCCAGAGGAAATCGAGGCACAACGTTCGGCTCCCGACTGGCAGGACCTCGTGGACGCGGCACACGTCTGGCCCCGCAGCTTGTCGGCAATCGGCGAGTACGAGTTCGATGCAGCCCGATTCGCCGATATGACGGCGCAGACGTTACTGCTGACCGGAAGCGAGAGCCCTCAGGTCTTAAAAGATGCGACGGCCCCGATTCACGACGCGCTCCCAAACAGCCGGATCGTTACCTTCGATGGGCACGCACACGAGGCGATGCTCACCGGGCCCGACCGCTTCATCGAAGAGGTACTTGCATTCATCCGTGAAGAGATCTAA
- a CDS encoding sensor histidine kinase yields the protein MSEIHPPEDGHQTLVENFPNGVLVLFDSALRYRIVGPKTLPFSERKATDLVGNNIYEIFPEETATELEPVLRSTIDGTTRSIDIKYDERVHHIETKPVDIDEDPYGVLVTQDVTDVRKTAKELEQQNKRLDQFASMVSHDLKNPLTIAMGELEQYRETGEDANLDGIEVALDRINDLVVDLTALAQSSNPPTETESVSLAAVAQSAWEIIESQSATLTIQNGEINGNRSQLQALFENLFRNAIDHGGSDVTVRVGPLDDGFYVEDTGDGIPETEQERVFDHGFTTGDSGNGIGLTIVSRIADDHGLTIFFSKSAEGGARFEFRQSNPES from the coding sequence CAAACCCTAGTGGAAAATTTCCCAAACGGAGTATTAGTGCTGTTTGACTCGGCTCTCCGTTATCGTATAGTTGGTCCAAAAACACTCCCATTCTCGGAAAGAAAAGCTACAGATTTAGTAGGTAATAACATATACGAGATATTTCCTGAAGAAACAGCAACTGAGCTTGAGCCAGTGCTCCGTTCCACGATTGACGGTACAACTCGCTCAATTGATATCAAATATGATGAAAGGGTCCACCATATTGAGACGAAACCAGTGGATATCGACGAAGATCCATATGGAGTTCTAGTAACACAGGATGTGACTGACGTCCGGAAGACAGCGAAAGAACTAGAACAACAAAATAAGCGACTGGATCAATTCGCCAGCATGGTGTCTCATGATCTTAAAAATCCATTGACAATTGCGATGGGAGAATTGGAGCAATATCGTGAGACAGGCGAAGATGCTAACTTAGACGGAATCGAAGTTGCTTTGGACCGAATAAACGATCTCGTTGTGGACCTTACAGCACTCGCCCAGTCTAGTAATCCACCGACTGAGACCGAATCAGTCTCGCTAGCAGCAGTTGCTCAGAGCGCATGGGAGATCATAGAGTCCCAATCAGCAACCCTCACAATTCAGAATGGCGAAATCAATGGAAATAGAAGTCAGCTACAAGCACTCTTTGAGAACCTATTTCGAAATGCAATCGACCATGGTGGGAGCGACGTTACCGTTCGAGTAGGTCCCTTAGATGATGGGTTCTATGTTGAGGATACGGGAGACGGTATTCCAGAAACAGAACAGGAACGAGTGTTTGACCATGGATTTACGACAGGAGACAGTGGAAACGGTATAGGGCTTACAATTGTTAGTCGAATCGCTGATGACCATGGACTTACGATCTTCTTTTCTAAAAGCGCAGAAGGTGGCGCACGGTTTGAATTCCGTCAATCAAATCCAGAATCGTAA